The sequence TTTAACAACACTTACTTTTGCAGATAAGGTATTCTTTTGCTCAAGTGGACTTGAAGCTACTGAAGCTGCGATTAAGTTTATTCGCCGACATTTTTATTCAAAAGGGCAAGCGAAACGCAATCGCATAATTACAATTGAAGGAGGATTTCACGGACGCAGCATTGCTGCTATTTCTGCTGGTGGAAACGAAAAAGCACGTGAAGGTTTTGCTCCACTGCTTTCCGGCTTTGACAAAGTTCCAAGAAATGACATTAAAGCACTAGAAGAAAAAATTACCGATGAAACAGCCGCTGTGTTTTTAGAGCCTATACAAAGTGAGGGTGGGGTATATCCGCTGAACACGGAATATCTTAAAAAAGTAAGAGAAATAACAAAAGCTCAAGGAATAATCTTATGCTTTGATGAAGTGCAATGCGGGTATGGTCGTATTGGTTCTTTATTTCATTATCAAAACGTCGATGTTGAACCTGATATGCTAACCTGCGCTAAAGCGATGGGTAACGGATTTCCACTAGCCGCATGTTTAGTAAAAGATCATATAGCAGAAGCAATGACTCCAGGGACTCATGGCTCAACTTATGGTGGTAATCCGCTTGCTATGACTGTTGGTAATGCAGTACTTGATATCATGCTAAAAGACGGCTTTTTTGATCACGTTAAAAGAGTGAGTGGATATTTAAAAGAAAAATTGTCACTGTTAGCTACAGAGTTCCCAGAGTTAATTTCAGAAATTCGTGGAGAAGGGTTGCTAATTGGAATAGAGCTTAGAACTCCTTTGGCAGATAAAATTGTCAGTCAGTGTCTTAATATGGGGTTAATATTAACTAAAGTTTTGAACAATAAAGTAATCAGAATCACTCCTCCGCTTATAATTGAGGATGAGCATGTTGATACAGCATGTCATATACTTTCAAAATCACTTATGAAACTCGATTTCTGATAGCAATTTTGTTGTTGAAGCTTGTCTACGCTTCTCAAATACATCTGAGTATTCTGCGGTGCTCGCCTGCGCCTCTCCTAAGAATTTCTCACCATAAACAGAGTTTCGAAAGAAGTATAATTTATTTCGTATGTTATCTATGGGAACTTACACAGCAAAAAATTTAATATTTTCCATAATCTAAAAATACTGTAATATAGTTGAGTGTATTATTGGTTGTGAGGAAGATTATGTTAGGCAATAAAAATCAACAAGAGACTGATATTTTAACTGCTGACTTTCCTTATTCATTAACTAAAATGTTCATTGCGCGTCACTTAAACAAAGGTGCAAATATTAATGGAATAAGCAGTTATAATGGCAAGAGTATTCTAACTATTGCCACACAAGGCTATATTGATCAGTGCTGTCATTTAGATATAATAGGTTACTTGTTGTCAAAAGGAGCAAATCCATTTTTACAAGATAAGCATGGAAATAGTATGTTTTCCATTGCTACTAAGAATATTAATAAACAGCTATTAAAAGTGATAGCAGAATATATAATCTTAAAAAGGAATATTATTGGTCCAAATTACAAAATACCATGGACTCAAGGAAAAACTCCTATGCATATCATTTCTGAATTAGGAACAATATCACAGTTTCTAGCGCTACTACAAATGAAAGGTAAAGTTGATATAGATGATGATAGAGGGAATGCACCGCTCGATATTATAGCTTCAGGCATTAATAAGGATTTTTTGGATATGCCTAAAGAAACAGCTCTTAAAAAACTGAAAATTATTGAAAATAATCTCAAATATTATACGTCTGTTAGTAAGAATCAATTACTTGAGTTAAAAATTTACATTGGAAATTTAGGAGTAGAGGAATTTACTATAGATAGAAATGTATCTACAACCAATACTCAAGCACTAGCAAATACTTCCAAAAATCAAAAATCTTATGATCAAGATGCCACTAATAAATTAATTTCATTGTGCTGTAAAGATATATTTAATCAGAAAAAAGTAATGCAGTTAATAGCAAAAGGGGCAGATATTAATGGTTTTGCTAGAGAGAGCATGATAGGCCATACTAATGGTAGAAGTCCACTAACTATGCTTGTGAGAGATTATTTAGATATTAGACCTAACAATCCTAACAATATTTATAAGAAACGTCTATCTTCTTATATAAAAATTATAATACAGTGTGGTGGAGATCCTCGTAAAATAGATGAGTTTGGAGATAGCGCAA is a genomic window of Wolbachia endosymbiont of Folsomia candida containing:
- a CDS encoding aspartate aminotransferase family protein codes for the protein MSCIVNAYNRLEIPIIKGEGVYLFDESNKQYLDFAAGIATTSLGHCHTHITGKLNEQLNSLWHCSNVFTIPEQERLAERLTTLTFADKVFFCSSGLEATEAAIKFIRRHFYSKGQAKRNRIITIEGGFHGRSIAAISAGGNEKAREGFAPLLSGFDKVPRNDIKALEEKITDETAAVFLEPIQSEGGVYPLNTEYLKKVREITKAQGIILCFDEVQCGYGRIGSLFHYQNVDVEPDMLTCAKAMGNGFPLAACLVKDHIAEAMTPGTHGSTYGGNPLAMTVGNAVLDIMLKDGFFDHVKRVSGYLKEKLSLLATEFPELISEIRGEGLLIGIELRTPLADKIVSQCLNMGLILTKVLNNKVIRITPPLIIEDEHVDTACHILSKSLMKLDF
- a CDS encoding ankyrin repeat domain-containing protein, encoding MLGNKNQQETDILTADFPYSLTKMFIARHLNKGANINGISSYNGKSILTIATQGYIDQCCHLDIIGYLLSKGANPFLQDKHGNSMFSIATKNINKQLLKVIAEYIILKRNIIGPNYKIPWTQGKTPMHIISELGTISQFLALLQMKGKVDIDDDRGNAPLDIIASGINKDFLDMPKETALKKLKIIENNLKYYTSVSKNQLLELKIYIGNLGVEEFTIDRNVSTTNTQALANTSKNQKSYDQDATNKLISLCCKDIFNQKKVMQLIAKGADINGFARESMIGHTNGRSPLTMLVRDYLDIRPNNPNNIYKKRLSSYIKIIIQCGGDPRKIDEFGDSATYLAHKKCDNELLRVMIFADAELYKKPQTSMDVEQASKSYERACR